In a genomic window of Candidatus Ozemobacteraceae bacterium:
- a CDS encoding LysR family transcriptional regulator yields the protein MDLRLLRFFHSVARMKSFTKAADALAISQPALSQGVKNLESELHCRLFVRGKTLQLTAEGEKLYAHCEEVFQVLEKIVDDIANAGNPRKGAIKVGVLESVLMYWLPKILGEYFQKHPGVTIAFEKAETTTIESGVIDEKFHLGIISRPAFSRKLDEVELGSFPHKLVVSNAFTDDIETLASRLPLYLLGTWQEQALTSGTTLFARIPDVQRLNPINCAGLVRQIVANGLGMAVLPSYIVGPDLRVIEEFPQMRMRLHLIRRKSRRPAPIADQFAAFIEQSARS from the coding sequence ATGGATCTCAGGCTTTTGCGATTTTTTCACTCCGTCGCGCGCATGAAGAGTTTCACAAAGGCTGCGGACGCCCTGGCCATTTCCCAGCCGGCCCTGAGCCAGGGGGTGAAGAATCTCGAATCCGAGCTCCACTGCAGGCTGTTTGTCCGGGGAAAGACGCTCCAACTCACCGCTGAAGGGGAGAAGCTCTACGCCCACTGCGAAGAAGTGTTCCAGGTTCTCGAGAAGATCGTCGACGATATCGCCAACGCAGGAAATCCGCGCAAAGGCGCCATCAAGGTCGGGGTTCTCGAAAGCGTCCTGATGTACTGGCTACCGAAGATTCTCGGGGAGTATTTTCAGAAGCATCCGGGCGTGACGATCGCTTTCGAAAAGGCCGAAACGACGACCATCGAAAGCGGCGTCATCGACGAGAAGTTCCACCTTGGAATCATCTCGAGACCGGCTTTTTCCCGCAAACTCGACGAAGTCGAACTCGGCTCGTTCCCGCACAAACTCGTCGTCTCCAACGCGTTCACGGATGACATCGAAACGCTCGCATCCCGGCTTCCCCTGTATCTGCTCGGCACCTGGCAGGAACAGGCGCTGACATCGGGAACCACGCTTTTCGCGAGAATTCCCGACGTTCAGCGGCTCAATCCCATCAACTGCGCCGGCCTCGTGCGCCAGATCGTCGCCAACGGGCTGGGCATGGCCGTACTGCCGTCCTATATCGTCGGACCGGACCTGCGAGTGATCGAAGAGTTCCCCCAGATGCGGATGCGCCTGCACCTCATCCGGAGGAAAAGCCGACGGCCGGCTCCAATTGCCGACCAGTTCGCCGCTTTCATAGAACAAAGCGCACGCTCATAA
- a CDS encoding DnaJ domain-containing protein has protein sequence MSKKNFYDVLGVKQDATQDEIKRAFKTLAKKHHPDANKGNKRDEEKFKEISEAYDTLGNPESRKRYDMEQSGGVDFGGGFGGGYPGGHEGFESAEDLLRRVMGGRGGFRGGFGSFGGFADMFGGNEYDNDAANLKVPLGIACTGGKIQVSGLPGGSQTVNIPAGIEDGAVLKIHTQSGPFRLRINIENEPPFRLKGNVVQTEITINLAQAILGSRIKLRSPRGEDVILTIPAGTQNGDTLRLRGQGLGTGDLHVKIEVQIPKKLDDEQLELFKKFAESAGMRF, from the coding sequence ATGAGCAAAAAGAATTTTTACGATGTACTGGGCGTGAAGCAGGATGCGACCCAGGACGAGATTAAGCGGGCTTTCAAAACCCTCGCCAAGAAGCATCATCCCGACGCCAACAAGGGCAACAAGCGGGACGAGGAAAAGTTCAAGGAAATATCCGAAGCCTACGACACGCTCGGAAACCCCGAATCGCGCAAGCGCTACGACATGGAGCAGTCGGGCGGCGTCGATTTCGGCGGCGGGTTCGGCGGCGGGTATCCGGGCGGCCACGAGGGGTTCGAGAGCGCCGAGGACCTCCTGCGGCGCGTCATGGGAGGGCGCGGCGGGTTCCGGGGCGGGTTCGGCTCGTTCGGGGGTTTCGCCGACATGTTCGGCGGAAACGAGTATGACAACGATGCGGCGAATCTGAAAGTTCCGCTCGGGATCGCCTGTACCGGCGGGAAGATCCAGGTCTCGGGGCTTCCGGGCGGCTCGCAGACGGTGAATATACCTGCCGGTATAGAGGACGGCGCCGTCCTGAAGATTCACACGCAAAGCGGCCCGTTTCGGCTTCGCATCAACATCGAGAACGAGCCGCCGTTCCGGCTGAAAGGCAATGTCGTCCAGACCGAGATCACGATCAACCTGGCCCAGGCGATCCTGGGAAGCCGCATCAAGCTGCGGTCGCCGCGCGGCGAGGACGTGATCCTGACGATCCCGGCCGGCACCCAGAACGGCGACACCCTTCGGCTGCGCGGCCAGGGCCTCGGCACCGGCGATCTGCACGTCAAAATCGAAGTGCAGATTCCGAAAAAGCTCGACGACGAACAGCTCGAGCTGTTCAAAAAGTTCGCCGAATCGGCCGGCATGCGGTTTTGA
- a CDS encoding tripartite tricarboxylate transporter permease translates to MEFFTILGYTLLGTLVGAVFSLFPSLHIYNVAGIVLVLWTYLGDSMQHAAVGPFFISMITAFAFINTIPMTFFGAPDESAQVTILPNTIYFMNGKGYEAAVIQGLGALIGVFLMIALTPLFYYVLPYVDVVLSAHMHWIILLIVVYLVLSEWPKGCGFGTTRLDRFSEAMGNVFAGLFTWVVSGILGIIILSKSIITHEMGFQNIMPVFVGLFAIPSILQNLVSTRQVPKQHICTDIDVTANDIGKSAFVGTVSGAICGYVPAITAGIGSIIASHATAMGFSARGDVLFILGGAITKFLYYVGAFLLIFVVTPLTPAGVGKGGLNIILRPIFTAEPGDYLMGISVILVAGGISFFLLLWLSRWVLSWVADVDYHDLYWAAFVAITALVAALTGFPGLFTMLVGTAIGCVPVFFHARRSNCMGVLLIPICLNMAGYGDQVAALFGLL, encoded by the coding sequence ATGGAATTTTTCACGATCCTCGGGTATACCCTGCTGGGGACGCTGGTCGGAGCGGTGTTTTCACTCTTCCCGTCCCTTCACATCTACAACGTGGCCGGCATCGTGCTCGTCCTGTGGACCTACCTGGGCGACTCGATGCAGCACGCGGCGGTGGGGCCGTTCTTCATCTCGATGATCACCGCCTTCGCCTTCATCAACACGATCCCGATGACGTTCTTCGGGGCACCCGACGAGTCGGCGCAGGTCACGATCCTGCCGAACACGATCTACTTCATGAACGGCAAAGGCTACGAGGCGGCCGTGATTCAGGGTCTGGGCGCGCTGATCGGCGTTTTCCTGATGATCGCTCTCACGCCGTTGTTCTATTACGTGCTGCCCTACGTCGACGTGGTGCTGTCGGCACACATGCACTGGATCATCCTGCTGATCGTCGTCTACCTGGTGCTGAGCGAGTGGCCGAAGGGCTGCGGGTTCGGCACCACTCGGCTCGACCGGTTCAGCGAGGCGATGGGTAACGTGTTCGCCGGCTTGTTCACCTGGGTCGTGTCGGGCATTCTGGGCATCATCATTCTGTCGAAGAGTATCATCACGCACGAAATGGGATTCCAGAACATCATGCCGGTGTTCGTGGGGCTGTTCGCGATTCCGTCGATCCTGCAGAACCTGGTCTCGACGCGGCAGGTTCCGAAGCAGCACATCTGCACGGACATCGACGTGACGGCCAACGACATTGGGAAATCGGCATTCGTGGGCACGGTTTCGGGCGCGATCTGCGGCTACGTGCCGGCCATCACGGCGGGCATCGGCTCGATCATCGCGTCGCACGCCACGGCCATGGGCTTTTCGGCACGCGGCGACGTCCTGTTCATACTGGGCGGGGCGATCACGAAGTTCCTCTACTACGTCGGCGCCTTTCTGCTCATCTTCGTGGTCACACCTCTCACGCCCGCCGGCGTCGGAAAAGGGGGCCTCAACATCATCCTGCGACCGATTTTTACGGCCGAGCCAGGCGATTACCTGATGGGCATCTCGGTCATTCTCGTTGCGGGCGGCATCTCGTTCTTCCTGCTGCTGTGGCTGTCGCGGTGGGTGCTCTCGTGGGTCGCCGACGTCGATTATCACGATCTGTATTGGGCGGCGTTCGTCGCGATCACGGCCCTCGTCGCTGCCCTGACAGGGTTCCCGGGGCTGTTCACGATGTTGGTCGGGACGGCGATCGGCTGCGTTCCGGTCTTTTTCCACGCGCGCAGGAGCAACTGCATGGGCGTGCTCCTGATTCCCATCTGCCTGAATATGGCGGGGTACGGCGACCAAGTCGCCGCCCTGTTCGGGCTCCTGTAG
- a CDS encoding metal-dependent hydrolase produces the protein MKGLTHFISGVTLASFFAPAVAAAALTKSGNPDASASFILVLGGLYGILPDTFDFKLGRFFAKEDVTLEFDPNNPDPQDMANQVGQAIDKAAVEGKFIQIQYNPMRMGANLWRQYVVSYDGEKNEVSVVINEIVNTSQLPFPGTEPPPDKRIGIYKLKNTVFLEKRPKPTGVDILSGPMMGYETKVVDGKNVTSVEFLPWHRTWSHSYVLGLFLSVIAWLIAWWFALENWWLYGLVSFLGYAVHITEDLTGHMGGSLIWPFNPKRFDGYCLFKASDPRTNFTVVYTCMSILIFNLDRFTFAQPVIPLPWYSYFFFVAVIPLAIYHVIYAWAEAPIVKEGVAQAESLLARHNAARNEEAIAEQDSITG, from the coding sequence ATGAAAGGTCTGACGCATTTCATCAGCGGCGTGACGCTGGCTTCCTTTTTCGCTCCCGCCGTGGCCGCCGCCGCCCTCACCAAGAGCGGGAATCCCGACGCGAGCGCCTCGTTCATTCTCGTGCTCGGCGGACTGTACGGCATTCTGCCCGACACGTTCGACTTCAAGCTCGGCCGGTTCTTCGCGAAAGAAGACGTGACGCTCGAGTTCGACCCGAACAACCCCGATCCACAGGACATGGCGAACCAGGTCGGCCAGGCCATCGACAAGGCGGCCGTCGAGGGGAAGTTCATTCAGATCCAGTATAACCCGATGCGCATGGGGGCCAACCTCTGGCGGCAGTATGTCGTCAGCTACGACGGAGAAAAGAATGAGGTTTCGGTCGTGATAAACGAGATCGTGAACACGTCCCAGCTTCCTTTCCCCGGCACCGAGCCGCCCCCGGACAAGCGCATCGGCATCTACAAGCTGAAGAACACGGTGTTTCTCGAGAAACGTCCGAAGCCCACCGGCGTCGATATCCTGTCTGGCCCGATGATGGGCTACGAGACGAAAGTGGTCGACGGAAAGAACGTCACCTCGGTCGAGTTTCTGCCCTGGCACCGCACCTGGAGCCACAGCTACGTTCTTGGCCTGTTCCTCTCCGTGATCGCCTGGCTGATCGCCTGGTGGTTCGCGCTCGAGAACTGGTGGCTCTACGGGCTCGTCTCGTTTCTCGGGTATGCGGTACACATCACCGAAGACCTTACCGGCCACATGGGCGGTTCGCTGATCTGGCCGTTCAATCCGAAGCGGTTCGACGGTTACTGCTTGTTCAAGGCATCCGACCCGCGCACGAACTTCACCGTCGTTTACACCTGCATGAGCATCCTGATCTTCAACCTCGACCGGTTCACCTTCGCGCAACCGGTCATTCCCCTGCCCTGGTATTCGTATTTCTTCTTCGTCGCGGTCATTCCCCTGGCGATCTACCACGTCATCTACGCCTGGGCGGAGGCCCCGATCGTGAAGGAAGGGGTCGCGCAGGCCGAGTCGCTGCTGGCCCGGCACAACGCCGCCCGCAACGAAGAGGCGATCGCCGAACAGGACAGCATCACGGGATAA
- a CDS encoding phospholipase D-like domain-containing protein, with the protein MMKKLRMMSVLLLLMVFCTMQGAALEVLVCLSPLGGFAPSNNSRTITIDGKEQPLGLNNALIDVIKRTPASGSVKIAMYNFAHRDILGLLLDRALQDGLQVRILLDNCADWTQEAVRDFTTTVDKVARKAAEEKRPFDFQVKLVTPAVMKKYKRTRVLDDGKEIIGTMHQKFGIIYHDRNAPPTTSFGGSANICPSSDEIYAENRIFYNNSTDTALVWASQFARLWNEYSEPGTNVVASEPAVKIEKRPEFEILFNIEPTASGTMTAIDERIISLLDEVKPDGSVEVAMFSFTHSRIANKILEVAEKNPGARFRLFFDHSMLLSGPDRRGLMPPVIEEKIKEKKLTNIEIRYKFRANSYAYDAKLKEVAQDHFRAPLLHHKFLIVNHQKIITGSYNWSASAEERNMEDAVIFDAATPYGKDVIDRYLAEFDFLWNNRYEDKHAGKDVKPYSIGRDYALEYEKKIKETLSEFVCSKIQKLLDDGPLPPQNLRNLANVGGGELNKALEKMKAAFLIETFTKDGTERWRLAD; encoded by the coding sequence ATGATGAAGAAACTCCGGATGATGTCGGTTCTGCTCCTGCTGATGGTTTTTTGCACGATGCAGGGTGCAGCACTCGAGGTTCTGGTGTGCCTCTCGCCGCTCGGCGGGTTCGCACCGTCGAACAACAGCCGCACGATCACGATCGACGGCAAGGAACAACCGCTTGGCCTCAACAACGCTCTGATCGATGTTATCAAGAGAACCCCCGCATCCGGTTCGGTGAAGATCGCGATGTATAACTTCGCGCACCGAGACATTCTCGGACTGTTGCTCGACCGGGCTCTGCAGGACGGCCTCCAGGTCCGGATTCTCCTCGACAACTGCGCCGACTGGACGCAGGAGGCCGTCCGCGATTTCACCACCACCGTCGACAAGGTCGCACGCAAGGCGGCCGAGGAAAAACGGCCGTTCGACTTCCAGGTCAAGCTCGTGACTCCTGCCGTCATGAAGAAATACAAGCGCACTCGCGTGCTCGACGACGGCAAGGAAATCATCGGAACGATGCATCAGAAGTTCGGCATCATCTATCACGACCGCAATGCCCCGCCGACGACCTCGTTCGGCGGCTCGGCCAACATCTGCCCCAGCTCCGATGAAATCTACGCCGAGAACCGCATCTTCTACAACAACAGCACCGATACGGCCCTTGTTTGGGCGTCCCAGTTCGCGCGTCTCTGGAACGAATACTCCGAGCCCGGAACGAACGTCGTCGCCTCCGAGCCGGCCGTAAAAATCGAGAAGCGTCCCGAGTTTGAAATACTCTTCAATATAGAACCGACGGCCTCCGGCACGATGACGGCGATCGACGAGCGCATCATCAGCCTCCTCGACGAGGTGAAGCCCGACGGAAGCGTCGAGGTCGCGATGTTCAGCTTTACCCATTCGCGCATCGCGAACAAGATCCTCGAAGTCGCAGAGAAGAATCCGGGAGCGCGTTTCCGCCTCTTCTTCGATCATTCGATGCTTCTCTCTGGCCCCGATCGCCGTGGACTCATGCCGCCCGTCATCGAGGAAAAAATCAAGGAGAAGAAGCTGACGAACATCGAGATTCGGTACAAGTTTCGTGCGAACTCCTACGCCTACGACGCAAAACTCAAGGAGGTCGCCCAGGATCACTTCCGGGCCCCGCTGCTGCATCACAAGTTCCTGATCGTCAATCACCAGAAGATCATCACCGGGTCGTATAACTGGTCAGCATCGGCCGAAGAGCGGAACATGGAAGATGCCGTCATCTTCGACGCCGCCACACCCTACGGGAAAGACGTCATCGACCGCTACCTCGCCGAGTTCGATTTCCTCTGGAACAACCGCTACGAAGACAAGCACGCCGGCAAGGACGTGAAGCCCTACAGCATCGGCCGCGACTATGCGCTCGAATACGAGAAGAAGATCAAGGAAACTTTGTCCGAGTTTGTCTGCTCGAAAATCCAGAAACTTCTCGACGACGGCCCGCTGCCCCCCCAGAACCTCAGAAACCTTGCCAACGTCGGCGGCGGCGAACTGAACAAGGCCCTCGAGAAAATGAAGGCCGCCTTCCTCATCGAAACCTTCACAAAAGACGGCACCGAACGCTGGCGCCTCGCCGACTGA
- a CDS encoding N-acetylmuramoyl-L-alanine amidase: MTTQRIRVIALCLAVFAGVAGVDATTLSQPLAGVSIVLDPGHGGSDPGAVGKNGLKESETNLRVARYLAKLLESDGARVVLTRNADIFLSLPARVEIAKKEAPDLFVSIHHNASLRPNAPNKGEIYFNALDRGVPLTVGSRMRDRLQESSIGTGTTVIPGGFYVLRENEIPAVLTEAAYISVPEIEKKLRTGRALVDQARAFQLAIREAFEIPPLRLEVVGKKPSVVSTPYFQLLVSSSRPIAKLETRMEPAFKAGFTLDMIPAFGHVYTLSNTQPIESGEYTLLLSGTCVDRGRSPLVRIPLSVQLPVESAVILPVVPYIPEGFAGSFPVTIQMLDSLERPNQRRIEFSLTWMGRRIDGTTGPDGRAGVVIPLSGAERAGFSLELHADGRKVAVMPIALKAADEQFVIGRVVSAATGAGIDRMTVSADNRQTALTNPDGYFALSMPMRAFNITMNINPTTGYLPGTFRHKTDGKNVQTPLITLTPRAPVLLGRRIGIIAQREQDPWVRPLVKALMQGGARVRRLPTGSGMHPEHDAITTANLEGGYDLLVAMKPGAGTTVELRHYHRSKVGKALALAVVNAMGRQGGVKACAGSDYELGHTGTPALVVQTPAHAIESLPSALATALIDALPTVFEPR; the protein is encoded by the coding sequence ATGACTACGCAGCGCATACGTGTGATTGCCTTGTGTCTGGCAGTGTTCGCCGGGGTTGCCGGGGTCGATGCGACCACTCTTTCGCAACCGCTGGCGGGCGTTTCGATCGTCCTTGACCCCGGGCATGGCGGATCGGATCCAGGCGCCGTCGGGAAAAACGGGCTCAAGGAGTCGGAGACGAATCTTCGGGTCGCCCGGTATCTCGCGAAGCTTCTCGAATCAGACGGGGCCCGCGTTGTCCTGACCCGGAACGCCGACATTTTCCTTTCCCTGCCGGCGCGGGTCGAGATCGCCAAAAAGGAAGCGCCCGACCTGTTCGTTTCGATCCATCACAACGCCTCCCTGCGGCCGAACGCCCCGAACAAGGGCGAGATCTACTTCAACGCCCTCGACCGCGGCGTTCCGCTGACCGTCGGTTCGCGCATGCGCGACCGGCTCCAGGAAAGCAGCATCGGCACTGGTACGACCGTTATTCCGGGAGGGTTCTACGTTCTTCGCGAAAACGAGATTCCGGCCGTCCTGACCGAAGCCGCGTATATATCTGTACCGGAAATCGAGAAGAAGCTCAGGACAGGCCGTGCGCTCGTCGACCAGGCACGGGCTTTCCAGCTGGCGATTCGCGAGGCGTTCGAGATCCCGCCCCTCCGCCTCGAAGTTGTCGGAAAAAAACCGTCGGTCGTCAGTACGCCGTATTTCCAGCTTCTTGTCTCGTCGTCACGGCCCATTGCGAAGCTCGAGACGCGCATGGAGCCAGCGTTCAAAGCTGGGTTCACGCTGGACATGATTCCGGCGTTCGGGCATGTATACACCCTTTCGAACACCCAGCCGATCGAAAGCGGCGAGTATACCCTGTTGCTGTCGGGAACCTGCGTCGACAGGGGCAGATCGCCGCTCGTGCGCATTCCTCTGAGCGTGCAGCTGCCGGTCGAATCGGCCGTCATCCTTCCCGTGGTCCCCTATATCCCCGAGGGGTTCGCAGGCTCGTTCCCGGTCACGATCCAGATGCTCGACTCTCTCGAGCGGCCGAACCAGCGCCGGATCGAGTTTTCCCTGACCTGGATGGGCAGGCGCATCGACGGCACGACCGGGCCGGACGGCCGGGCCGGCGTCGTTATTCCTTTGAGCGGCGCCGAGCGGGCCGGCTTTTCGCTCGAACTCCATGCAGACGGCAGGAAGGTCGCCGTCATGCCGATCGCGCTGAAAGCGGCCGACGAGCAGTTCGTGATCGGGCGCGTCGTTTCGGCGGCGACCGGCGCAGGAATCGACCGTATGACCGTATCAGCCGACAACCGGCAGACGGCGCTGACGAACCCGGATGGGTATTTCGCCCTTTCGATGCCGATGCGCGCGTTCAATATCACCATGAATATCAACCCCACGACGGGATATCTGCCGGGGACGTTTCGCCACAAGACGGACGGGAAGAACGTGCAGACGCCCCTGATCACGCTCACGCCCCGCGCTCCCGTCCTGCTCGGCCGGCGGATCGGGATCATCGCCCAGCGAGAACAGGATCCCTGGGTCCGCCCCCTTGTCAAGGCCCTGATGCAGGGCGGCGCCCGCGTCCGTCGGCTGCCGACCGGCAGTGGTATGCATCCCGAGCACGATGCAATCACGACGGCAAATCTGGAGGGCGGGTATGACCTGCTGGTCGCGATGAAGCCCGGCGCCGGTACGACGGTGGAACTGCGACACTACCACCGGAGCAAGGTCGGGAAAGCCCTCGCCCTGGCCGTCGTGAATGCGATGGGCAGGCAGGGCGGCGTCAAAGCGTGCGCCGGTTCCGACTACGAACTCGGCCATACCGGGACCCCCGCTCTCGTCGTCCAGACGCCGGCCCATGCCATAGAAAGCCTGCCGTCCGCCCTCGCCACGGCCCTGATCGACGCGCTTCCCACGGTGTTCGA